TTCTTCCCGTTGCCGTAGACGAACATGACGATCCAGGCCACCCAGATGGCCACCGACAGCAGGCCGGTGAGCAGGATGAAGGCGCCCGCCTGGCGCCACTGCTTGTGCTTCCCCGTCAGGGCGGGCACGGCCGCCACCACCACGGCCAGCAGCAGGTTCAGCACGTAGATGAGCGCCATGACAAAGTCCACGTTGGCGATGTTACACGGGGTGTCCGTGCCGACGCCGAGCGCGGCCGTGGCGTTGAGGGGAGGCAGCGGGTAGCGCACCACGGTGATGATCAGCCACTCGGTGTTGATGACCACCTCCACCAACCACAGCCCCAGCGCCCCCAGACACAGCGCCCAGCCCCGGGGCCCCTGACCCCGCCTGGCCAGGAGGTTCAACCGGACACACTGCATCAGCAGACAGGAGAAGCAGCCGGCGAACAGCACCCCAAACAGGAACCTCCGGGAGGCACAGGTGGAGAAGTTCTTCCCCACGATGAAGGCGAAGGTGAGCCCGAACAGGCCCAGGGTGCAAACTAGGAAGCCCACCAGGAGCCCCACAGAGTTCTTGCGGTTCTTGTCCGTCACAAAGGGCAGGCTGGCCAGAACCACCACCAGGACCACGAAGGAAGCCACCACGCCCGCCCCGGCCAACGACTCCAGCACGATACCCCACGCTGACCCCAGGTCACACAGGTTGTAGTAGAGGGAGCTCACGCCGATACCACATCCCTGGGGAGGGGCCGTGGTAGCCATGGTGACCACGGTCGGAAGAGGGAAGCTGTTGGGGAGTCTTGGCTGCGCGGGCTAGTGGGCTGCAGCAGCACCTGTTCACattgagaaggaggaggagagagtggaggaggagggagagagtggaagaggttagaggaggagggcgTCTTAAGAAGGTGAGGTGAGAATCGCGTCAGGCTGTTAAGACTCCTGATACACCCAGTCTGGTAAACATGAGTCAGGAGGACACAGATCCAGCCACTGATGTGACGCAACACCTATTTGCTCACATTAGAAAACAAATCATACAAAGAGAAGTGAAGGTATTTCCAATTATGTGTTTAACACTCTTTGTTTAACACACTTTGATAGTGAATAAGCATGTTAGAGGACACTAAAAGCGGAGGAATTTCGAAACTTTCCAGACCAAGGCTCCTCTGTAAATCATTTATGATACCTGAAGACAAATATTGACTCTTTGAATAGAGACGAAACTTGAATAAACAAAGGTGAGGGTCAAAAAATTGCACCCTTACGTGACGTCATCTGGTGACGTCAACTTGATAATTGTTGAGGATATGTGCAAATCGATCCTTAACCTTATATTATTATTCATTCACCCAAACCCCCGTTTTGTTTTTTCGAAATAAAATCATACCCATGTTTGAGCTTCAACTTTAGAAGTTTAACTTTAAGAGTTAACACCAGCTTCTCTTAACAACGTTTCTTCCATTCCTAACAGAGCCAAGCTTTTTAATGGCGACCGTATAGTCCCAGACGTTTGTTCTGTTTATGCTGTGCCAGACTGTTCGTTTGTGCCCTTGTTGGCCCACATTACGCTGAGTTGAAGACGAGCGTCTTCCGGGGACCGGTGGAGGCGGCGGATGCTCGTTGTCTCTGTCTCGGGGCAGCTACTTAACTTCATGACAGACATGCTACTTTATTTGATGCGTTTAAAATGTAATTAGGCTCTTGTAATATAATTTGCGCTACAAATCCGCTAATTATGTGATCTGATGCTGCGTGGCTAGGAGTCAATTGCTTGTTAAGTGAGGGCAGCCAGTCGCTGCTATTGAGTTTTAGTTCTTCCTGATGAACAAAACATGCGCTTGGCCCACTACATGGTCACTGGTCACATTGACTACGGGGTCTGTGTTCAGGGAGAGTGAAGTCAGGCACAtgcaaatgaatacattttacCCAACCTTAACTATTC
This DNA window, taken from Hypomesus transpacificus isolate Combined female chromosome 13, fHypTra1, whole genome shotgun sequence, encodes the following:
- the gprc5c gene encoding G-protein coupled receptor family C group 5 member C isoform X1, with the translated sequence MATTAPPQGCGIGVSSLYYNLCDLGSAWGIVLESLAGAGVVASFVVLVVVLASLPFVTDKNRKNSVGLLVGFLVCTLGLFGLTFAFIVGKNFSTCASRRFLFGVLFAGCFSCLLMQCVRLNLLARRGQGPRGWALCLGALGLWLVEVVINTEWLIITVVRYPLPPLNATAALGVGTDTPCNIANVDFVMALIYVLNLLLAVVVAAVPALTGKHKQWRQAGAFILLTGLLSVAIWVAWIVMFVYGNGKKGGPTWDDPTLAIALVANAWVFLILYSIPELCSLTREEEGQPGFGEDLYPSRGVGYETILKEHSGQNMFMENKAFSMDEPNSGNKPVSPYSGYSGQLRSSVYQPTELALISKGGGNPPQTELSYHTVIPRASTTSTASPASSGASTLSLHPRRAGGLQHTQPSHQQR
- the gprc5c gene encoding G-protein coupled receptor family C group 5 member C isoform X2 — encoded protein: MATTAPPQGCGIGVSSLYYNLCDLGSAWGIVLESLAGAGVVASFVVLVVVLASLPFVTDKNRKNSVGLLVGFLVCTLGLFGLTFAFIVGKNFSTCASRRFLFGVLFAGCFSCLLMQCVRLNLLARRGQGPRGWALCLGALGLWLVEVVINTEWLIITVVRYPLPPLNATAALGVGTDTPCNIANVDFVMALIYVLNLLLAVVVAAVPALTGKHKQWRQAGAFILLTGLLSVAIWVAWIVMFVYGNGKKGGPTWDDPTLAIALVANAWVFLILYSIPELCSLTREEEGQPGFGEDLYPSRGVGYETILKEHSGQNMFMENKAFSMDEPNSGNKPVSPYSGYSGQLRSSVYQPTELALISKGGGNGNGLHKKPQW